The nucleotide sequence agacagagagagagagagacagtagagacagagagggagagaggacaggagagacagagagaggagagaggacaggagagccagagagggagagaggacaggagagccagagagggagagagaggacagtagcgacagagagggagagagagagaggacagtagagacagagagggagagagagagaggacagtagagacagagagggagagagagaggacagtagagacagagagagagagaggacagtagagacagagagagagagaggacagtagagacagagagggagagagaggacagtagagacagagagagagagagagaggacaggagagccagagagggagagagagagaggacagtagagacagagagggagagagagagaggacagtagagacagagagggagagagaggacagtagagacagagagagagagaggacaggagagccagagagagagagagagagacaggagagacagagagagagagagagagacaggagagacagagagagagaggacaggagagccagagagggagagagagagaggacagtagagacagagagggagagagagagagaggacagtagagacagagagagagagagagagtagagacagagagagagagaggacaggagagccagagagggagagagaggacagtagagacagagagagagagacagtagggacagagagggagagagagacaggagagacagagagggagagagacagagagacagtagagacagagaggagagagagagagagacagagagacagagagagagagagagagagagagagagagagagagagagagagagagagagagagagagagagagagagagagagagagagagagagagagagacagagagagagggagagagagagagacagagagagagagagagagagagagacagagagagacagagagagacagagagagagggagagagaggacagtagagacagagagagagaggacagagagacagagagggagagagaggacagagagacagagagggagagagaggacaggagagacagagagggagagagagggagagagagaggagacagtagagacagagagggagagagagagacagtagagacagagagggagagagagagagacagtagcgacagagagaggagagagagaggacagtagagacagagagagagagaggacagtagagacagagagagagagaggacagtagagacagagagggagagagaggacagtagagacagagagagagagagagaggagagccagagagaggagagagagagaggacagtagagacagagagggagagagagagaggacagtagagacagagagggagagaggacagtagagacagagagagagacaggagagacagagaggagagagaggacaggagagacagagagggagagagagagaggacaggagagacaaagagagagaggacaggagagacagagagggagagagagagaggacagtagcgacagagagggagagagagagaggacagtagagacagagagagagagaggacagtagagacagagagagagagaggacaggagagccagagagggagagagaggacagtagagacagagagggagagagagagaggacaggagagccagagagagagagaggacagtagagccagagagggagagagagagacagtagagacagagagggagagaggacagtagagacagagagagagagagagacagagagagacagagacagagaggagagagagagagagagacagagagagaggagagagagagaggacagtagagacagagagggagagagagagaggacagtagagacagagagagagaggacagtagagacagagagagagagagaggacaggagagccagagagggagagagaggacagtagagacagagagggagagagagaggacagtagagacagagagaggagagagagaggacagtagagacagagagagagaggacagtagagagacagagaggacaggagagagagagagagagagagaggacaggagagccagagagggagagagagagagacaggagagacagagagggagagagagaggacaggagagacagagagggagagagagaggacagtagagacagagagagagacagagagacagagagaggacagtagagacagagagagagagacagtagagacagagagagagagagaggacaggagagccagagagggagagagagagaggacaggagagccagagagggagagagacaggagagccagagagggagagagagagaggacagtagagacagagagggagagagaggacagtagagacagagagggagagagagagacagtagagacagagagagagagagagagagagagagagagagagagagagaggacagtagagacagagagggagagagaggacaggagagccagagagggagagagaggacagtagagacagagagagagagagggacaggagagccagagagggagagagagagaggacagtagagacagagagggagagagaggacagtagagacagagagggagagagagaggacagtagagacagagaggagagagagaggacagtagagacagagagagagagagagagagaggacaggagagccagagaggagagagagagaggacagtagagacagagagagagaggacagtagagacagagagggagagagagaggacagtagagacagagagagagagagagaggacagtagagacagagagagagaggacaggagagacagatggatagagaagacagtagagacagagagggagaggacaggagagacagagggagagagagagagagagagaggacagtagagacagaggggagaaagagagaggacaggagagacagagagggagagagagaggactggagagacagagagggagaaaggacaggagagacagagagagacgacagtAGGTCCAAACATGTCACTTACTGTAATGCTTTGGGCCTGCATTCTTTGGTCAGTTTctctcaaataaaatatatttcttATTGATGTGTGTGTTGCATATGTATACAAAGCCAAGTGTTGAGCCAAGGAGATGTCTCTATTTGTAGAAAGCAGCTAGTTTAGCCTGCAGTGTCTGATGAGGCGAGACAGATTGCAAAGTAGTGCACATACTGAGGGGAAAACAGGGAGGAAAAAGACAAACATGCTGACAGAGCCAATTTCAGTTTTAAATTCCTAAtaaagagaagggggggggggctgactcCCAGCTTCTCCAGGGCCTACTGCACAGCCTTGTGTAAGCCAGTGTCTGAATATTAAATAAACACAGTCAAACAGTCATCTTTAACATAATAAGATATAGACTTTAATATCTTTATAAACATTTTATACGGTTGTTCTTTGATAACAACTTATTGAACCATTCAGTCATGGCAAAgacaggagatagatggggaacagtaggagagaggagatagatggggaacagtaggagagaggagatagatggggaacagtaggagagaggagatagatggggaacagtaggagagaggagatagatggggaacagtaggagagaggagatagatggggaacagtaggagagaggagatagatggggaacagtaggagacaggagatagatggggaacagtaggagacaggagatagatggggaacagtaggagacaggagatagatggggaacagtaggagagaggagatagatggggaacagtaggagagagagatagatggggaacagtaggagagaggagatagatggggaacagtaggagacaggagatagatgggaacagtaggagacaggagatagatggggaacagtaggagacaggagatagatggggaacagtaggagacaggagatagatggggaacagtaggagagaggagatagatggggaacagtaggagagaggagatagatggggaacagtaggagagaggatggggaacagtaggagagaggagatagatggggaacagtaggagagaggagatagatggggaacagtaggagagaggagatagatggggaacagtaggagagaggagatagatggggaactgtaggagagaggagatagatggggaacagtaggagaggagatagatggggaacagagatggggaacagtaggagacaggagatagatggggaacagtaggagacaggagatagatggggaacagtaggagacaggagatagatggggaacagtaggagagaggagatagatggggaacagtaggagagaggagatagatggggaacagtaggagagaggagatagatagggaacagtaggagagagatggggaacagtaggagagaggagatagatggggaacagtaggagagaggagatagatagggaacagtaggagagagatgggaaacagtaggagagaggagatagatggggaacagtaggagacaggagatagatgggaaacagtaggagacaggagatagatggggaacagtaggagagaggagagatggggaacagtaggagagaggagatagatggggaacagtaggagagaggagatagatggggaacagtaggagacattagatagatggggaacagtaggagatggggaacagtaggagacaggagatagatggggaacagtaggagacaggagatagatggggaacagtaggagacaggagatagatggggaacagtaggagacaggagatagatggggaacagtaggagacattagatagatggggaacagtaggagagaggagatagatggggaacagtaggagagaggagatagatggggaacagtaggagagaggagatagatggggaacagtaggagagaggagatagatgggaaacagtaggagagaggagatagatggggaacagtaggagagaggagatagatggggaacagtaggagacaggagatagatggggaacagtaggagacaggagatagatggggaacagtaggagacattagatagatggggaacagtaggagacaggagatagatggggaacagtaggagacaggagatagatggggaacagtaggagacattagatagatggggaacagtaggagacattagatagatggggaacagtaggagacaggagatagatggggaacagtaggagacaggagatagatggggaacagtaggagagaggagatagatggggaacagtaggagagaggagatagatggggaacagtaggagacaggagatagatggggaacagtaggagacaggagatagatggggaacagtaggagacattagatagatggggaacagtaggagacaggagatagatggggaacagtaggagacaggagatagatggggaacagtaggagacattagatagatggggaacagtaggagacaggagatagatggggaacagtaggagacaggagatagatggggaacagtaggagacattagatagatggggaacagtaggagacaggagatagatggggaacagtaggagacaggagatagatggggaacagtaggagacattagatagatggggaacagtaggagacaggagatagatggggaacagtaggagaggagatagatggggaacagtaggagacattagatagatggggaacagtaggagacaggagatagatggggaacaggggagacagagatagatggggaacagtaggagaggagatagatggggaacagtaggagagaggagatagatggggaacagtaggagagaggcGATAGATagggaacagtaggagagagatggggaacagtaggagacaggagatagatggggaacagtaggagagaggagatagatgggaaacagtaggagacaggagatagatggggaacagtaggagagaggagatagatggggaacagtaggagagaggagatagatggggaacagtaggagacATTAGGATGGGGAACAGGAGGagatggggaacagtaggagacaggagatagatggggaacagtaggagacaggagatagatggggaacagtaggagacattagatagatggggaacagtaggagagaggagatagatggggaacagtaggagagaggagatagatggggaacagtaggagagaggagatagatggggaacagtaggagagaggagattgatgggaaacagtaggagagaggagatagatggggaacagtaggagagaggagatagatggggaacagtaggagacagatggggaacagtaggagacattagatagatggggaacagtaggagagaggagatagatggggaacagtaggagagaggagatagatggggaacagtaggagagaggagatagatagggaacagtaggagagagatggggaacagtaggagagaggagagatggggaacagtaggagagaggagatagatgggaaacagtaggagacaggagatagatggggaacagtaggagagaggagatagatggggaacagtaggagagaggagatagatggggaacagtaggagacattagatagatggggaacagtaggagatggggaacagtaggagacaggagatagatggggaacagtaggagacaggagatagatggggaacagtaggagacattagatagatggggaacagtaggagagaggagatagatggggaacagtaggagagaggagatagatggggaacagtaggagagaggagatagatggggaacagtaggagagaggagattgatgggaaacagtaggagagaggagatagatggggaacagtaggagagaggagatagatggggaacagtaggagacattagatagatggggaacagtaggagagaggagatagatggggaacagtaggagagaggagatagatggggaacagtaggagagaggagatagatagggaacagtaggagagagatggggaacagtaggagagaggagatagatggggaacagtaggagacaggagatagattgggaacagtaggagagaggagatagatggggaacagtaggagagaggagatagattgggaacagtaggagagaggagatagatggggaacagtaggagacaggagatagatggggaacagtaggagagaggagatagatagggaacagtaggagagagatggggaacagtaggagagaggagatagatggggaacagtaggagagaggagatagatagggaacagtaggagagagatggggaacagtaggagagaggagatagatggggaacagtaggagacaggagatagatagggaacagtaggagagagatggggaacagtaggagagaggagatagatggggaacagtaggagagaggagatagatggggaacagtaggagagaggagatagatggggaacagtaggagagaggagatagatggggaacagtaggagacaggagatagatggggaacagtaggagagaggagatagatagggaacagtaggagagagatggggaacagtaggagagaggagatagatggggaacagtaggagagaggagatagatggggaacagtaggagagaggagatagatagggaacagtaggagagagatggggaacagtaggagagaggagatagatggggacagtaggagacaggagatagatagggaacagtaggagagagatggggaacagtaggagagaggagatagatggggaacagtaggagagaggagatagatggggaacagtaggagagaggagatagatggggaacagtaggagagaggagatagatggggaacagtaggagacaggagatagatggggaacagtaggagGGGGGGCTGAATTGTGCATTGTTTTATCAGATAAAGTGGTTGAGAGGATGTAACAAAAAAAGGAAATAAAATGTTTTCTTtttagtaaacaaacaaaacaatgtaaTGGTAAATGAATTTAAAGAAAGATTGTCCCCTCATCAGGGGAGCAGAAACCCTGTTTTCATTTCTGACGATGTCATTAATATTGTTATTCTCATAAATGATTCATATTAGAGCTGCAGTTAGTTAGTCCTCCTGTTGTCATTGTTAATGGTACAGTTCACATCATTGTTATTACGAACATCGTCAACTTAGCGTTTCATTTTCCCGAGGCACAAAAGCTCCAGTAGTCCAGAGGGATAGCAGTCCAGCAGTAGTCTTTCCATCGTCCTGTTAATTCCCTGCTACTTTAGAAGAGATTGGCTTTCTCTTGGTTCCCCCAGATCCATTGACAAGAACAGCAGTCATTGTAGAGGGAGACATTTTAGCAGTTATATTATTTCCAAGAGAGAGGTCCAAGTTTTGCCATGCTCGATTCAAAATGTTTTTATTCGTATAATCTTTTATTCATTACAGAAGTCATTTAAGGTTCACATATTGTTTTTGTTTCTTCTCTAGTCTTGTTGGGCAGTTGTTTTCCTTTGATGTCCATTGATTCGGACAATATATAAATATTCCTCGCATTCCAATGAGGAAGGGATACCCACACTAAAGAGCATTCTGTTTAGCAAAGCCCAAAGCCTCACTGGGAAACTGAGAATAGCCAATCTGACCCTTAACCCCTAAGGCTCTGTACCTTGTATAGGGCTCCATCTCTAGGTCCTCTTTACATCTTGGCAATATCAAACAAACAACATTTGAGACAAGAAATAGACAGATCCATCAATATTGACAGCTTCcttctcgggggggggggggacacacacactggtgtttaAGGAGATGGGAGTGGACCACAGTCCCACTCACCTCCATACAGATAATTAGCAGCTTGGGTACATTAGCTTAAAACGTAGTAGCACATGTAGAAAATGACCTGGAGCAGGTAGAAAGGCAGGACATTCAGAACTTATAAAGCAGGATGTAAATAATGTAAAAATACTGTAAAGTAGGTAGAAGATGTATAACTAGCTCGGGGTCAATGTTACCTGGACATGGAGCAGAAGTGACCTAGTTATCATACTGTACCTGGAGCTGACTGGTCTGTTTGTGTGCTGCTCTTTCAATTGCTGTTTCTATAGTTTTCCATTACTTCTGCTAAGAAGTGAGTGTTGCACATTCCTGTTCTGATATGGAATTATGATTTATGACCGGGCATCTTCCTGCTTATCTCCCTGTTGATGAGCAATACCCTCGGATACCTTGGCGGCCCAATTCTATGGAGCGGCTATTGGCAATTAAtgtaataaaaaaacatttggcAAATAATATGAAACACGAGATTGGGCTAGACTTCTCTGTGATGGTTTCTTTCACCACGTCATCTGTTTTCTATTTCGCCCCTCAATAAGGATTTATAAACTGTGAACTGATAAAAAGTCTCCAACACGTTTTCCTTCGAGTCTATCTGTCTCATAGCTACATTTCTGCATTTGCAACGTCTCTTTTCCAAAACAGTTTGGTTACCTGCGCTCCAGTAGAGTCGAAGACAGAACTCAGACAGAAAGAGGCCAAGACAACAGGAAATGACAACATAATGGCAACAGTGGCAGTGCAAGCGTGTTCTGTTTTCCTTTTGTCTTTCCTCACTCCCTGTCCCTCACACATCCCTGTCCCTCACACATCCCTGTCCCTCACACATCCCCGTCCCTCACACATCCCCGTCCCTCACACATCCCCGTCCCTCACACATCCCCATCCCTCACACATCCCCGTCCCTCACACATCCCCGTCCCTCACACATCCCCGTCCCTCACACATCCCCGTCCCTCACACAGCATCGTGAGTCTTTTCACATTTTATGTTGATGATTGAAAGTCTATTTGAGTCTAAACAGCGAAGCTCCCTACACAATGTtttacacacacaaccacatacacacaaagtacacacacacacacacacacaggccttgtTGTGCAGGAGCTAGAGCAGGTCTGAGGACTGCACTGTTGTTGTTTAGCCAGTATCTATTCCCCCCCTCTAGGTCAGCGGAGAATATGGACAATGGTCACGGGCAACAAAGCTCCCAGTATGGTGCTGAGATGCACTAAGGGCTGGGAGAACATGGCCCTATTGGTGGCTTGTTGCACCCCACTAGGGGGGCGAACAGTGGTCCGGGGAGGGCACTTATGCTTCCTCCGCGTGATGGTGCCATCCGGGGACGTGTGGTCATATTTGCCCCCTTCAAAATCAGGCAAGGAATATTCTTTATCGGCCATCTCCTTTAAGGTATGCACCTCGTTCTGCCCCTTCCCCTTGCCTCCCCTGACGCGCTGGCGGGTGCAGTTCCGAGCACGGCCTGGCCTCTGAGGGGGCGCCACCCCAGGCTGTCCCTCTGATCCCGGGGCCTCCCCGCTTATGGACGGGGGCGGATGGGGCAGAGGCGAAGGCGGCGAGGGGTAGTATGGCGCCTCGTGGTGAGGGCTGTGGGGGTGGGAGTGAGGCGGTGGCACCGGGTGTGGCTCCTTCTTCAGAGACACCTTATCAGTCCCGGCCCAGGTCTTGCTCTGGTGCAGGGACTCAGAGCCAGAGCAGTTGGGGAAGTCCTCCTTGCGGAGCTGCTTGAGGTCCTTCCCAGCCACCTCGGCTGGGACCTGACAGCCTACGGACGAAGTAGAACCTCTGAAGTGTTTGAGCCAGTCCCACAGCGACAGGGCCTTGCAGTCACACTCCCAGGGGTTGTCGTTGAGGCGCAGGTACTCCAGGGCAGGCAGCAGTGCCAGGCAGTCTCCGGACAGCTCGGTCAGTGAGTTGTTGAACAGGTAGAGGGTGGTGAGGCGACGCAGGTCGTGGAAGGCCAGGCGGTCCACCCACTGCAGCTGGTTGTGGTGCAGCAGCAGGCGGTCCAGGGCCCCCAGCCCCCGGAAGGTGTTCTGGTGCAGCGACCA is from Oncorhynchus gorbuscha isolate QuinsamMale2020 ecotype Even-year linkage group LG19, OgorEven_v1.0, whole genome shotgun sequence and encodes:
- the LOC124006111 gene encoding reticulon-4 receptor-like 1; translation: MFKGGCRLELLLVLCGLELSWSCPHHCICYTAPSTVSCQAHNFLSVPEGIPPHSERIFLQNNKIHRLLQGHFSPTTVTLWIYSNNITYIEPSTFHGFAQLEELDLGDNRHLRSLAADTFHGLGRLHALHLYRCGLSALPSNIFQGLRNLQYLYLQDNHLEFLQDDIFVDLHNLSHLFLHGNRLWSLHQNTFRGLGALDRLLLHHNQLQWVDRLAFHDLRRLTTLYLFNNSLTELSGDCLALLPALEYLRLNDNPWECDCKALSLWDWLKHFRGSTSSVGCQVPAEVAGKDLKQLRKEDFPNCSGSESLHQSKTWAGTDKVSLKKEPHPVPPPHSHPHSPHHEAPYYPSPPSPLPHPPPSISGEAPGSEGQPGVAPPQRPGRARNCTRQRVRGGKGKGQNEVHTLKEMADKEYSLPDFEGGKYDHTSPDGTITRRKHKCPPRTTVRPPSGVQQATNRAMFSQPLVHLSTILGALLPVTIVHILR